The Bactrocera dorsalis isolate Fly_Bdor chromosome 3, ASM2337382v1, whole genome shotgun sequence genomic interval CGGTAAAACATTAacgaaaaaataccaaaatagcCAAGTAAGTAAGAGCAATGCCAAGAAACACATCCATGTTTCGTCTTGGAAAATTTGATAGAGTGCTATCCATGCTGGTCTTCGGTCAGCCAGCTTTACATACCAAGTGTAACTATCTGAGAGGTAACAGGTGGAAGCCCAAAAGTCTTCATTAACTTCGTTGTCTGGATAGAAGCCACCCAGTATGAAATCGCAGTTGCGGTCGATCAACTTGCCAAGTAGGCCAGTCCATGTGCCATTTTCCTCGCGTACTCCTCGGTTATCTCGCTTGCATGATTGCTTGATctataagtgaaaataaaagaacaatATTTTCTCTTCTGACTGTTTAAACTAGCTAACTTCATCGAAATATTTCATGAAATTGATCAGGATTGCGGGAGGAGCTGAGCTCCGGACGTTCATCTATCTGTTTGCgggtattttattaatttgttaccTCGTGgacctcagtttttgagatatcgatctgaaattttgcaaacgttcttttctctccaagaagttgtTTATTTCTCGTAACTGCTaaccgatattggaccactataggaCAAGCTGTCGGACAAACTGATCGActaaaatcaagtccttgtattaAAAGCCTTTTAGTTGGCGAGATAGGTTCACGAAATTCGAGTTGGATTaggaaaattgttcagatcggacaactacagGACATGATAGCTCTCCAAAAAATTATCCATCAAACTCAAATCCTTTCCTGAGAAGCTTTTCTATCGATACCTTTGCACTCTCGATTAGCTATAAGAAACGATAAAACTTACTTTGAATTTAAGACGGTTCCGCATAAAGGTTATAATACGTAACTCAATGCCCGCGTGACAGTTCTTTTCCACGAACGGCGCTGCAATGGCCGCACACATTAGAAACGTACAGTTCTTTATCTCGATTTCTCGCTCGAACTTGCGTAACTTTCTTTTTACCTCGGCCGTGCTCGGTTGTGGCTGACCATTCGTGCATTCGCCTATTTTGGACACACGAATCGTGCGACAGTTCTCATGGTTGTAATAGTCCATTACCGAAAACGAGTAGTTGAGATCAGCTGTAGCATATAACAGTGCGATTTGATGCACATAATACTGTTTTTGTAAAAGTGTGAATAGTTCCATTGCCACCGCATGCTCGCTGTCTCGTCGTGTTGAATTATTGTACAGTAAAAGGAAACGTGCGCCCGGATTCCATGAGTTCATTCTACTAATGTAATCCCTCATAAGCTGCCGCAGTAGGTCCGCGCTGTCCACAATAATGATGTAGTAATCAGTGGAGATGACGGCGCTGTCGCTGATTTTCAATTTCACGTATTTATTGTTGTCGTATACCGCACGCAGCTGGTAGAATCGCCGACCCCGTTCATTACTTTGGCTAATAACTTCATTCAATAGTTTCGTGATGCCGTCCTGTATCTCCAAGCCTGGCGAAGATATGTTGTAGCTGTTCGTTATGAGCACATTATAGGCACGCGTTAGACGCGCTCGACTAATAAAAGCAATCTTCATGTACGCTTCTAGGCACTGTACACCTGAAAGCCATGGCTTCTCATCCAGTTCGGCTTGTGGACGTAGAAATATCACACTATTGGCTGTCTCCTGGTGCTCGTTCATGAGCGCTTCACAAGGCCAACCGCTGAGGACTTGTAATATCACAAATGCGACGCTTTCAAGCATTCTTACGGTTAGCGCTGTTCTCATCGCGAATTGCAACTGTCGTAAAATGACAcagaatttgattttattatggcAAAAGGATTTCGTCCTCTGCTACCATTGCATTGTGGCATGCAACTGTTGCATGTATGCGAAATTTGCATGTGACTTTGTTGACTTTAGGCGCTTGTTgacctaaaatgaaaaaattcacaaGACTCATATACAAAGCTGATGGTTTTCAAATATACGATACTGATATacctttatataaaaagtatgtATTCACATTTACTAACCACTTGGTCGGTTAGCTTGGTGAGAGTGTTCTCTAAAGTAATAAAAGAAAGTCTAGACTCACTTTCTGTGGCATTGGGTTACTTCATACCAAGACTGATTTGGGTGTCTGACCAAAGCGTTATTGCAAAAAACTGCAAGACTGAAGATCTTACCAAGTTAGGCTCTTAAGTCTGCTTAGCTGTGGAGTGGTAACGAGTTGGATCATCACTTTATACTGGGTTTCAGGCCACAAAGAAATTTCAGGGTAACGAAATaaccgaagaaattgttaaaggTCCAACCGTCTCGCTATCGCTGAAGTACAAGTATAGGGAGTACTGAAGTTACTAAAAAcaatacacaatgaaatttccgaaaagaCTGAAAGACGTATCAGGGTGACATAGTATGCCTTAGAGACCTGCAGAATCCCGGAGATATTCTGTTAGAGTCCCGAAAAAAAACACCGAATTAGCCATACGATTTCGGGCAGTTATTGGCCTAATGACAGGTCACAACTTAACGGCATTTTTTACGAGTCGGATGGACGAAAGTAACGACGATACATGCAGAAAGTTCAGAGATGTATCTAGGTATCAGAGTGATGGCGGGCCTTTGTTCAGCATTGTCTAGAACTCGTCTAAAATAGCTAGGAGCTTGACAGTTCAAAGAACTATATTAAGTACAAGATTAGATATTAAGTCACTCTTTAAATTCTCAAAAAGCGTTGACATCCTGTAATGAATACTACAGGTGAAATTGAACCTCCATCTGATATTCCAAAAGAGGTCTAAGTCTGGCGTGAGTGATggccagtataacctaacctaaactcgGCAAACGGAGGATAAATCGAGAAAAATGCAGTGTTGGAGTTCTTACTAAATTTTTGGCGTATGAGGACTTTTGTTCAGTGGATTGTCTAATATTGATATTAGCGGCAGTGGGTCACTTTGCGATAAGGCTAATACTACCAGGCCACAGTGGAATCGCTGATAGTTGCAAAGCCGACAAGCTGACACCTTAGTACCACTATTAACCATTCGGAGCTAGCGATCTCTTCGTGAGCCTTCCACTTGTTCAGCTTTGCATGAATCTGACCAACCCTGTGATATTATTAGTTCTTGTGCTATCGCAAGATCCTTTTGGGCCAAAGTGGTCTAGTGAGCTTCTCGTCCTAAGTAAGGATAGCTCTTTTCTCGTTTGAAGGGGTTCTAACTACTCACTGCCCTATCGGTGTTCTCGCGGCAAGGTTAAGAATATTTCTGAATGCCACTTGTATAATCTGTTTCAAAGAAgacgaggtggaaacatcttAACGCTTCCATCATGATTGTCCCGTCTTTACGAGGTCAAAGCTTAAGCATATGGGAACTTATATCTGCAGTCATCCTGAGCTGGtgagaatagaaaaaaatatctgaTTATAGTAAATTTTGTGGATTCACAAAGGAGAGCAATGTAACTTAGACTACTAAGTGAGATCATCTCAATTCATCCTTCTTGAATATCCCGGTTTTACCATACCAAGGCTGAAATATCTTAAGTCTCAAGCTTGTTGACACAAGGGAAAAGTATCTGAAGCCTAAGTAAAAGACCTGAACATATTTGAGTTAGGTTCAAGGTGTTTGGGCGAGATTTAATATCCAACTACAGCTGCGTTTATGTGACTTTACAAAGACCTGCTCATAGCTTTCAAATTGCCCTCGCCATATTGGGGATAACCTATCTAATATAACTATCATAACCTCATTAGTTGGATAGGAAGTTAGGATTGCTGACTCCAATGAAATAACTTACAACCTTTATGGTTTTTGTGGACAGCCATTAAATGTTTGGCGCCTGATAGGTTCCAAGTATTTTGTGTCGGATTTGTGATAGAGCTGAGCATCCACAGTAAGTGGAAGAGAGTTTCCGTTTTCCTTTTTCCCTTTTAAATTGAAGCTGCggcaaatattgttataaaacaAGCCCATGTTAGTTTATGAGCCCCAAAAGGCCAGTGCCCGTTAAGTGTGTGTAAGTCTGTATACGTATACTGTTATGGTGTTATTTAATAGGTCTTTGGTTCTATTCCTCTCATACTTCAGCCATTTCTGCTTCGTTATCTTGCAGCTAGTTACTGATTTTCGTCTGCTTTGAGCTATTTGTTCCCTCTTGACCATTCGCAGTAAGTAAGTTACTAACCCGACCACGGATTCGTCTAATGAAGCTCTTATCTTTGCCATAAGTCTCGTCTGCATTTTCATAGCCGAAAATCTTCTTCTTACCAGAAACCAAATTATGGACAAGTCGTGTTAACCTGCCAGTGAACTTAAAGCCTTCCTGCAATTGTTTACTACACTGAATTTAACCTTTGTCGTTGACAATGCCGCCAATGCCGTCTGGATATTCATGTGTAGTATGTGGTTGCTTTCTGTACCCTCATTTAGTTATGCAATAGAACTCTACTGTCATTCTCTTTAGCTGGTTTCCGCTTGGAAGCTGCTGGCCTCTTTTGGTAGATGGATAGAAAGCGAAACATCAAAATAATTGGAGTATAGTCCTGTCCATACTCAGCAGCCCATTTAGAACCCGTCAATACAGATAGAAGTGGTATCCCCTTCACCTACTAAACCTCTGCTCCGTTCACCTGACCTGAAAGTGACTATTGATATTTAACCTTGGGAGGATGTATGTACTTTGATTTACTTAGGTTTAGTTGGTTTAAAGAGGTGGTAAGTGTTTTCTTCAGCCTTAACCGTTTTTAATGAACGGAATACGAAATATGAGTACTAATTCCAGTCCTATTGTCGTTAGTCCATTTCTCCGAGGTTATTTGTTTCCTAATATTTCCTAGATTGTCCTTAGTAAATATCTAAAGTTGCTGGAACTGGTCAATAGCACGGTTAATGGACGTTTCCATTCCATTTCAttataaatctttaaattatttacaactacTCGAATCGTATCTACCATAcagatatattttctatttccgCTGACAATGTTAACATTTCTGAATGTTGCTTTAAGTTTGTTGCTTGGAGTTACCCGAGTATCTGCTGGCATCtcgttaaaaagttaaaatgtcTGCCAATCGCGGAAGTCATAAAACAAACGCGTCAACTTATTACATTTTCCATTCACTACGCAATTTCTGCCACTGTTataattaaagttaaatttacGAGCAATTGTCATAGGAACACACAGAGCAGTATACAATGCAAGTTAAAACTCAGCTGAGACACGAGTACAGACAATGCCTGAAATGCGCCGTCCAGACGCGTACACGCATCGTTTGGGGGCATAAATAAACGAAGCGCGGAGTAAATCAAGTGGGCGACACAAACGAACCACCGCCACCAGCACCACCAATCATCTCGGAAGCACAACCAAATGGCTTTGCTGCTTGCACACAGCATCAAGTTTAACTAAGCCATCAAAGACAAGGAAATGGTTAAGCATTTCGTATGCGTTCGCACTTAGTAAACATCACAAAAACAATGCATATGTTTGGCTAAGATGGTTGCCACTTCTTTCCGGCAGTCGAAAGTGGTTTTATGTGCGAGTACATGGCAAACATTTTTGGCGTTCTGGCTCGCTTCTCTACAGCTCAAATCACTTGAGCGCCTCAGTATTGCTCTGCACGGGCTGTTAGTGAGTGTGGCAATGTCGGGTATGACTCATTCGCCACAGCCACTTGGTGGTGGTGATGACCGCCAAAATGACAAGTGGCGTCCGGCAGCAACATtgaaattgttgctgttgccagtTTAATGGCCGCCTCAGCTAATGGTGTTGGTGTCATAACATTCATCTTTTCGCCGTCGTAATATTTCTTAAGCGCCCTGCTTAATTCGGGAAAGCTCGCATGCGTTGTGGTTGGCGGCCGGGTGCAAGTAGTTGGCAATTCAGCCAGCAACTTTATACGATTTTGTGTCTAGTtgcaataaatgttttaatgttGCCGACAGACGATTCAGCGATAACAATAACGACTTGATGTGACTCCCAATTCGGGCCTTTTATGGGTGCTTGCATTAACAAGTGCTTGCAGTGTGttgccatttgttgttgttgatttctaCTACTGGCAATTCAAGAAGGGCAAATGTTATTAATGCATTCCGATTATAGCTTCTATATTATGCTTAAAGTTGAACTaaattatatgtaattaaaatttagtaacTGTAAAGCACTCAGTCGATAGTTTAACAATTGTTCCTTAATCCTCTTGATTAGCTTGGTAAGTTGACAAgaaatttatttgttgaaaCGCCGGTCTGTTGTGATACCCCGAACGCCTAAATACGGATCAAAAAGGCTTTCGCATATCGACAAGTTGCCTTGAACCTGTAAAAAATATTCGACAGCTAACATGAATTCGTCTGGTTCGTAGAAGATATGTACGCTTCAACTTTAGTCTAGCACAAAGTGCAACAAGTTTCGTCTTCACTAACCTCCATACAGGTTTGATAGTTGCTTTCTATGACCTAACTGCCTGAATACCAATAGCATCATTCGAACTCCTATCATTGCGGTAAGATGCAGCTTGCTAAGAGCAAGTTATACAAAGGAACCCTTATCTCTCACTCTCACTGCAGCACAGAAACTGGTAGCTAACTAACGCTGAGAGAGCTCACATGGGCTTCACAGATCCGGTACTAGCAGGCAAGAGACCAGCTAAAACTTATTGCGAGCTTATCAGCTTTGTTATTTCTAGCGATACCACATTATGAAACTTGAGGATATTGCTAGTGAGGTCAGGCACTCTTTGACTAACCTTCCCAGCCAACGCAAGGCCACTATGCTATCGGAGTGAATACGCACCTCTCTAGATGAAGCTGCACTTCGAAACAGCCCATCTATGTTAACTTAATTGCAACCACTTCTGCTTCAAAATGCTACAGTGAGCTCCGAGTTCGCCTGAGCTTTGATCCAGCAGTAAAAAAAACTCGCAGTGCCACTTTATCAGCGGCTTCACCAAGTTTACATATACCTTGTGGGTATTTTCGCAGAAAAAACCCATCACCACACAGCTCTAGTCCAGGTTATCAAGGATGTAATGGAATCTATAGAGGAGTCCGGTATGCCCTGCAACTGCTATATCCAAAGAGATTTTCCTAAAGAAACAGTCACTGCAGGAAAGACTTACAGAGTAGACTACAATTTGATTTATTCTGCTATGCAACTCTGATaaaaggtgtgttccaaagcaaacaagacttaaaaaaaaacgaaaaaacagaacaaatggttttttcggcaaaatcaatttattttattcaaaataatcttCCTCAACTTCAAtatagctttttgcacggtccaaaagcatgtcgaacgagtgttttagctcgttggcctatatggccgccagtatggcGGTGCgggcctttt includes:
- the LOC105224711 gene encoding uncharacterized protein LOC105224711, whose product is MRTALTVRMLESVAFVILQVLSGWPCEALMNEHQETANSVIFLRPQAELDEKPWLSGVQCLEAYMKIAFISRARLTRAYNVLITNSYNISSPGLEIQDGITKLLNEVISQSNERGRRFYQLRAVYDNNKYVKLKISDSAVISTDYYIIIVDSADLLRQLMRDYISRMNSWNPGARFLLLYNNSTRRDSEHAVAMELFTLLQKQYYVHQIALLYATADLNYSFSVMDYYNHENCRTIRVSKIGECTNGQPQPSTAEVKRKLRKFEREIEIKNCTFLMCAAIAAPFVEKNCHAGIELRIITFMRNRLKFKIKQSCKRDNRGVREENGTWTGLLGKLIDRNCDFILGGFYPDNEVNEDFWASTCYLSDSYTWYVKLADRRPAWIALYQIFQDETWMCFLALLLLTWLFWYFFVNVLPEPSDHKDLSLAGINAMAVSLCVSVEERPECYASRIFFLALSFYGVNVVAVYTSQLISVFTDPGFLHQIDTLKEVIEADIPFGGPDENQDWFENDEDMWIFEKYNDSSLFIPNSANLRAVKNGKRVLLASRMYVLQDRLADQIFAFPQNVFSTPLQIITKAGFPLIPDFNWLIGAMRDHGIFQKIEQDFHYNNTYLNRISRMRPDFKKSTIVLTTDHLKGPFCILIIGIVVGIILFICELIYYWITATCLNKNTTTKQSKKAPKGKGFKRTKKSFKVKTRSAGTWWPLKKRFRKSRKNSARQQGKMKSNNNRQIGEQTYEVNAVRDIRFTPIKRRYVDLRVFY